The following is a genomic window from Verrucomicrobiota bacterium.
GGCATTTTCAGCATCGGCATGGGCTTGGTGATCATCACCAGCGGCATTGACCTGTCGGTGGGATCAGTCTTCGCGATCCAGGGCGTGATTTTAGCCATCATGCTGCGCGAGTGGAACCTGCCGTGGCCCGTGGCGGTTTTGTTGGTCATCGCCGGCGTCGTTCTCCTGGGAATCCTGCATGGCTGGTTCATCGCCTACATCCGCATGCAGCCCTTCATCGTCACCCTGTGCGGTCTGCTCTTTTACCGCGGCCTGGCCCGCTTCATCGCCAATGACGAAACCAAGGGTTTCGGCAGCACGGGCTTTGAGTTGCTGCGTCACCTGGCGACGGGCAGCGTCGGGCCCGTGCCGATGCCGTTCGTACTGCTGATCATTATCGGCATCATCAGTTATGTCGTTCTTCACCGGTCAGTGTTCGGGCGTTACCTCTATGCCGTCGGGCGAAACGAGGACGCCGCCCGGTATTCCGGCATTAATAGCCGGATGATCATTTTGAGCACCTACGCAGTCGAAATGCTGCTGGTCGCGATCGCGGGTATTCTCATCGCTTTCTACACCAATTCGATCTCGCCCGCCAACCATGGCCAATCGTATGAGCTTTATGCCATCGCGGCGGCCGTGCTCGGAGGCTGCAGCCTGCGCGGCGGTGAAGGGTCCATCATCGGAATCATCATCGGCACGGCGCTCCTGCAGGTGCTGCAAAACCTGGTCAACCTGCTGGGTATACCGAGTTCCCTGAATTTCGCAGTGATGGGGGCGGTTATCTTCCTGGGCGTGCTGGTGGATCAGATCTC
Proteins encoded in this region:
- a CDS encoding ABC transporter permease, producing MKKELGITILLVVLCVVVAVLNPRFLGASNLTNMARLIGIYGIFSIGMGLVIITSGIDLSVGSVFAIQGVILAIMLREWNLPWPVAVLLVIAGVVLLGILHGWFIAYIRMQPFIVTLCGLLFYRGLARFIANDETKGFGSTGFELLRHLATGSVGPVPMPFVLLIIIGIISYVVLHRSVFGRYLYAVGRNEDAARYSGINSRMIILSTYAVEMLLVAIAGILIAFYTNSISPANHGQSYELYAIAAAVLGGCSLRGGEGSIIGIIIGTALLQVLQNLVNLLGIPSSLNFAVMGAVIFLGVLVDQISGQRKKKQQVLARAPAATTPAAPTTPTQAAR